Part of the Deltaproteobacteria bacterium genome is shown below.
TGCAGTCGCCCTGAAGCTTCAGGTTGTGCCCCTCGAAATAGTACGAAACCGCACCCGTGACCTCGATCTGGAGATCCTGGAACTTATCCCGATTGGGGTCGACGCTGGAGTACCGGGCCGCCACTTCGAGCTTCTTCGGCAGAAGGAAATACCCCGCCTGCCCGTAATACCCGCGCGAGTGCACTGTCC
Proteins encoded:
- a CDS encoding OprO/OprP family phosphate-selective porin, with protein sequence TVHSRGYYGQAGYFLLPKKLEVAARYSSVDPNRDKFQDLQIEVTGAVSYYFEGHNLKLQGDCTNIHTQVAGKQATDDKQLRVQAQLAF